The following coding sequences lie in one Vitis vinifera cultivar Pinot Noir 40024 chromosome 19, ASM3070453v1 genomic window:
- the LOC104877312 gene encoding probable disease resistance protein At5g43730, whose protein sequence is MEELKNVGEDVKRRVEDAEKRQMKRRNEVNGWLNSLTALEREVNEILEKGDQEIQKKCLRNCCTRNCRFSYKIGKMAREKIPAVSELKNKGHFDVVADILPSAPVDEKPMEKSVGLNLMFGEIWRWLEDEKVGIIGLYGMGGVGKTTLMKKINNEFLKTKLGFDVVIWVVVSKPAKAEKVQEVILNRLEVPRYEWENRSRDEKGQKIFNILKTKKFVLLLDDVWERLDLTEVGVPHPNGEDNMSKLIFTTRSEDVCHVMEAHKHVKVECLASDEALALFRLKVGEDTFNSHPQIPALAKEIVKECKGLPLALITIGRAMVDKKTPQRWDRAVQVLRTYPSTFAGMEDKVFPILAFSYDSLYNDTIKSCFRYCSMFPSDYEILEDELIELWIGEGFLIESYDIQRARNEGYDAIESLKVACLLESGESEKHVKMHDMIRDMALWLTTKTGENKKKVVVKERARLVRAREFAEWREAHR, encoded by the coding sequence ATGGAGGAACTAAAGAATGTAGGTGAAGATGTCAAGAGAAGGGTCGAAGATGCAGAGAAACGCCAGATGAAGCGGAGAAATGAAGTGAATGGCTGGCTTAATAGTTTAACAGCTCTGGAGAGAGAAGTGAACGAAATTCTGGAAAAAGGTGATCAAGAAATTCAGAAGAAATGCCTCAGGAATTGCTGTACCAGGAACTGTCGGTTCAGCTACAAGATTGGGAAGATGGCAAGGGAAAAAATCCCAGCTGTCTCTGAGCTAAAGAACAAAGGACACTTTGATGTCGTGGCAGATATATTGCCTTCAGCTCCGGTGGATGAGAAGCCTATGGAGAAGTCTGTCGGCTTAAATTTGATGTTTGGCGAGATATGGAGATGGCTGGAAGATGAAAAGGTGGGAATTATCGGATTGTATGGAATGGGGGGTGTGGGGAAAACTACCCTCATGAAGAAGATCAACAACGAGTTCCTCAAAACAAAGCTTGGATTTGATGTAGTGATCTGGGTTGTTGTGTCGAAACCGGCTAAAGCTGAGAAGGTTCAGGAAGTCATCCTGAACAGACTAGAGGTTCCTCGTTACGAATGGGAAAATAGAAGCAGAGATGAGAAAGGACAGAAAATATTCAAcatcttgaaaacaaaaaagtttGTACTACTGTTAGATGATGTATGGGAGCGTCTTGATCTCACTGAAGTGGGGGTTCCTCATCCCAATGGTGAAGATAACATGTCCAAATTGATATTTACAACCAGATCAGAAGATGTGTGCCATGTGATGGAAGCTCATAAGCATGTCAAGGTAGAGTGTTTGGCATCAGATGAAGCCCTTGCTTTGTTTCGGCTGAAGGTGGGGGAGGATACTTTTAATTCTCATCCACAGATACCAGCACTTGCCAAAGAAATCGTGAAAGAGTGCAAAGGTCTGCCGCTTGCGCTCATCACCATCGGCCGAGCAATGGTTGACAAGAAGACTCCCCAGAGGTGGGATCGAGCAGTACAAGTATTAAGGACTTATCCATCAACATTTGCAGGTATGGAGGATAAAGTGTTTCCCATTCTAGCATTCAGTTACGATAGCTTATACAATGATACCATCAAATCCTGCTTTCGATATTGTTCTATGTTCCCATCCgattatgaaattttggaagatgAACTTATAGAACTTTGGATTGGGGAGGGGtttttgattgaatcttatgacATCCAAAGAGCACGGAACGAAGGATATGATGCTATCGAAAGCCTAAAGGTGGCATGTTTGTTGGAGAGTGGTGAATCTGAAAAACATGTTAAGATGCATGATATGATCCGCGACATGGCTTTATGGTTAACTACGAAAACTGGGGAGAATAAGAAGAAGGTTGTGGTAAAAGAACGAGCTAGGTTGGTCAGAGCTCGGGAGTTTGCAGAATGGAGGGAGGCACACAGATGA